AACCAGACAGGCGCGAAAGCAAGAAAAAGTAACGCCCGGAACCACTCTGTCAAGAGGTTCCGGGCTCTGCCAGAAGCAAAAGGAATGTCCGGACATCCCGGCATGAAGTCGGGGAGCCGCTGCCGGGAGACTCAGGCGCTTTCTCCGGCGCGGGAAGGAACCGTGGACACCTGCGCGCTGGAATAGATGATGTCCATGGCCTTGTCCGCCAGCACCCGATCCTTGAGGGGGATCATCAGGTTGTGCTGTTCGTAGTAGTCCTTGATGGAATGAAAGTCCTGGCCTGTGGAGGCCGCCATCTTCTGCAACACCAAGTCCACTTCCTGCGGTTCCACGGTCAGTCCCTCGGCGTTGGCGATGGCCAGAAGCACCAGAGAAGACTTCACCACTTCCTCGGCAACAGGACGTTCCTGGGCGCGCAGTTCATCCCGGCTCAGGCCCAGCGAGTCGAGGCTCTTGCCCTGGCGTTCAAGCTTGTCCCGCAATTCCATGATCTGGCTGTCGATCTGCTCTTCGAGCACGCTTCCGGGCAGCTCGAAATCCACGGCGGCCTTGATCTGATCCAGCAGCTTCTTCTGGGCGTCGCCCTTGACCAGCTGTTTGCGGGTGGCGAGATAGGATTTCTCGATGGCTTCCTCCATCTCCCGCACCGAGGAATAATTGCCGGCCAGCTCGGCGAACTCGTCATTGACCTCAGGCAGTTCGCGTACCTTGATGGCGTGCAGGGTGACCCGCATGTCCACGGTCTGCCCGGCCAGCTTGTCGTTGATGAAATCCTTGGGGAACGTCAGCTCCCGCGCGGTGGTCTGGCCGGGAGTCATGCCGATGACGATATCCTCGAATTCGGCCAGAGAATTGCCCTCGCCCAGAGGCAGCTCGAACTTGTTGGCCATGATGCCGTCCATGGGTTTCCCGTCCTGGAATGCCTGAAAGTCGATGACGGCAATATCCCCGCCGGCGACGGGACGCTCTTCCTTCACGATCACGGTCTTGGCCATGCTCCGGCGGATGCGGTCGATGACACCCTGGACCTGCTCCGGATCCACGGTCACTTCCTCTTCTTCCACGGACAGCCCCTTGTATTCGGGCAGGTCGAATTTGGGAGCGATTTCAAAGGAAAAGCTGTAGGAAAAATCCTCGTCCCGTTCCATCTCGCGGGCATCCACATCGATTCTGGACAGCGGAGACAGGCCCAGCTCGCCCATGATCTCGTTTATGTGGTAGTTGATCAGATCGCTGGTGGCTTCCCCGTAGATCTGCTTGCGAAACCTGGCCTCCACCACGGAGGAAGGAACCTTGCCCTTGCGGAAGCCCTTGATGTCCGCGCCCCTGCGGTACAAGGCCACGGTGGCGGACAGCGAGGCGTTCACTTCTTCGGCAGGCACATCCACCTTGATCGCGCGTCTGGACGGGGACAGTTCTTCCACTTTGTATTCCATATGATTCCACTCCTGTATTGGCGGGCGGGGAGTCCAGGCGGCCGGAACACCCTGCCGGGGTGTAGTCTGTGGTGCGGGCGATAGGATTCGAACCTACAAGCTTTTTGGCGTCAGCTCCTAAGGCTGATGCGTTTACCATTCCGCCACGCCCGCCCGGCAAGAGACGCCGTATAGCCCCGCCTTTCCGCGCCTGTCAACGCGCACGGCGCCGGACGGTCCTCCGGCTGCGCGTCCGCCCAAGGCTACTCGTTACGCAGAAGCGGCGCGGCCTTGCGTCCCAGAGCCCGCCAAGTACCGAGCAGGCCGATAACCAGGGAAACGCCTGTTCCGCCCAGCACCGTCAGCAGACTCAGGCCCAGATCCGGCGCAAAAGGCATCTGCAAAAGCCCGCTGACCACGCCCCAGGCGGCCAGAGTACCCAGCGCCAGACTGGCCAGACCCGTGAACAGCCCGGCCAGAGAAAACTCCGCAGCCAGAACCGTCAGAATATCCCGGCGGGTGGCGCCGCAGACCTTGTAAATCACGCTGTCGTAAATGCGGCGGTGCTGATCCGCGGAAAACGCCCCGCCCAGAACCAGCAGTCCCACGGCCAGGGCCAGTCCCGCCATGACCTGAAAGGCTCTGGACATGCGCCGCATCATGACGGCCGCGCTCTCCAGCACATCCCGGACCGTGACCACGGCCACATCCGGGAATTTCTCCGTGACGCGAGAAAAAAGAAGATGTTCGTCACCCACGCCGTAGGCTGCGCCGAGCCAGCTCTGCGGGGCCTTCTCCAGCACGCCCGGCGAAAAGATGACAGCGAACTGCATGGCCAGAGTCCGCCAGTTCACGTCCCGGATGCTGGCCACCGTGGCGGTCAGGGGCCGCCCCAGCACATTGACCGTCAGAGTATCGCCGATGTCCACGCCGAAGCCCCGGGCCAGATCCGAGGTCAGGGAAACAAGCGGCGGCCCCGCATAGTCCTTTTCCCACCACGAGCCCCGGACCAGTTCGCTGCCCTCGGGAAAATCCGGGCCATAGGAGAAACCCCGGTCTCCGCGCACGGCCCACCGGGTGTCCTCGGAGATGGTCGCGTTTTCCACAGGCACATCCTTGATGCGCACAATGCGACCCCGGACCATGGGCCGCAAATCCAGCCGTTCCACCCCGGGGACGGACAGAACCGCTTCGCGAAAGCCGTCCGCCTCGTGCCCCCGGATGTCCATGAAGAAAAAAGCCGGAGCCTGCCGAGTCAGTTCCACGGACAGGCTGCGGTCCAGACTGGCATTGACCATGACCACGGCAACCAGGGCCGTGAGGCCGAACCCCAGGGCAAAAACCAAGCTTACTCCCGGCGACCCCGGCCGGTGAATACTGGCCACGCCCACGCGCAGGCTGGGCAGAGGCAGACGCGGCGCTTTGCCCGCCAGCCAGCGGATCAGGGCGGCCATGCCTCTGAAAAGCAGCCAGGCTGCGGCGACTCCGCCCACAAACCAGCCCGACAGCCGGGAATCGTCCGAAAAAAGGAATACAAGACCAGCGAGCAGCAGAAAAAACAGACCTGAAAAAACCAGAGCGACAGGCGGCAGGGGTTTCGCGCCGGCGGACACATATCCTCTGAATATACCCGCAGGCCGGACCAGTACCGCCCGAAAGAGAGGCGGCATGGCAAAAGCGAGAGTCGTGAGCAAACCGAACAGGGAGGCCTGGACCAGAGGCGCCGCGTACAGGCCGGATTCGATGGGGATGGGCAGCGCGTCCCCGCCCAGACGGGCCAGAATCCAGGGAGCCATGCCCCCGGCGATCATGCCCGCCCCCGCGCCCAGAGCGCCCAGAGCCAGAATCTGCAGCAGGTACGAGGCAAAAAGCGTCCGCGTGGAGCCGCCCATGCACTTCATGGCTGCCATGTGGACCAGACGGCCTTCGAGGTAGCCGCGCACCCCGCCCGCGATGCCCAGTCCGCCCACCAGCAGGGCGGTCAGCCCCACCAGAGTCAGATACACGCGCAACCGCTCCAGAGTGGTCCGCACTCCGGCCGCGGCGTTGGAAAAATCGCGCACCCGCCATCCGGCATCGGGAAACCGTGTCCGGATCGCTTCCACAGCCTCCGCCGCGACGCCGGAAGACAGCCGCAACAGATACTCGGACTGGAACAGGCTGCCGGGACTGATCAGGCCGGTTAGCCGGAAGGCCTCCGCCGAGGTCATGACGCGCGGACCCAGGCTCAGGACGCCCGCGATACGGTCCGGTTCGCGCAGCAGCACGCCCGTCAGGCGGAAACGCGCCCCGCCCACCTGAATCGTATCGCCCACGGACAGGCCGAGCCGGGTGAACAGCGCCCTGTCGGCCACGGCTCCGGGCAGATCCTTCCCGGGCGCGAGGGCCTCGCGCAGGCTGGAGCCTTCCACCACGGCCTCCCCATACAGAGGATAAGAGCCGTCCACGCCCTTGACGTCCGCCAGAATGGACGCGTTGCCCGTCCGGGCCATGGCCCGCGAGGAGTATGTCCGGGCCACGCAGCCGAGGCTTTCCAGATAGGCGAGCTCTTCCCCGGATGCCTCCCGTGAGGTCAGGGCCACGCTCACATCTCCGCCGAGGATGGCTCTGGCGTCGCGGGACAGTCCTTCTTCCAGCGCCCGCCCCACGGAGCCCACGGCACTGATGGCCAGAACGCCCAGAAAAAGGCATCCCAGAAACACGCCGAAACCGCGGATTCCGGCCCGCAACTCCCGCCCGGCCACCCGCAGGGCCGCCATCCAGTCCTTCGGACTCACCGTTCCTCCAGACGGCCCGCGCGCATGACGGCCTGACGCTGGCATTGTCCGGCCAGAGCCGGGTCGTGGGTCACCAGAACCAGCGTGGTTTGGTCCTCCTCCTGCATGGAAAACAGAAATTCCATGACCCGTCGCCCGGTGTCCGCGTCCAGATTGCCCGTGGGCTCATCCGCCAGAATGATGGACGGCCGGGGAGCAAACGCCCTGGCCAGGGCCACGCGCTGCTGCTCGCCGCCGGAAAGCTGGGACGGATAATGATTGCGCCTGCCGTCGAGCCCCACCTGATCGAGGGCGGCTCTGGCCAGTTCCAGAGCCTGCGGATGATGGGCAAATTCCAGAGGCAGAGCCGCGTTCTCCAGGGCGGTCATGGTCGGAATGAGATGAAATGCCTGAAACACGATACCCAGATGCTCGCGCCGGAACCGGGCCAGGGCGTCTTCGCCCAGGCCGCCCAGATCCACTCCCGCCATCCGCACCTGGCCGGAGCAGGGGCGCTCCAGTCCGGCCATGAGCATGAGCATGGTGGTCTTGCCCGAGCCCGAAGGCCCGGTCACGGCCAGAGTCTGACCCTTTTCCACGCGCAGGCTCACCCCATGCAATATATTGACCGCCTCCACTCCGGCGGTTAGCGTCACACGAACATCGCACAAATCCACAGAAGGAAAACTCATGCCCCACGTCCTTTTCTGGGTTGGTCTCATGACTTTGGCCCTGCCCGCGCGGGCGGCGGAACCAATCCACATTCTCGCCTTCGGCGACAGCCTCACCGCCGGCTACGGCCTGCCCGCCGCGGAATCCTTCGCCGCTCAACTGGAAAAACGCCTCCAGGACGCAGGACGGGCGGTCCGGGTGACCAACGCGGGTGTTTCGGGAGACACCACATCCGGCGGGCTGGCCCGGCTGGGCTGGTCTCTGGAGGAAAAACCCCGGCTGGTCATTCTGGAACTGGGAGCCAACGACGGCCTGCGGGGCCTGGCTCCGGACCGGACCCGCGCCAATCTGGACGCCATGATCAGACAGTGCCGTGAAGCGGGAGCGGCGGTCATCTTGGCCGGAATACACGCCCCGGTCAATTGGGGTGAGGACTACAAAGAGCGGTTCGAGGCGGCTTTTCCCGAGCTGGCCCGCCAATACTCCTTACCGTTCTATCCTTTTTTTCTCGAAGGAGTCATCGGCCACAGCAGCCTCGTTCTGGAAGATGGTCTGCACCCTAATGCGCGCGGGGTAGCCCGCATCGTGGACGGTATCCTGCCCCTGGTCGAAACCGAACTGGACAAACTGGACGCGACGCCGAAATGACCATGATCGCCGCCCTCATCTTCGCGGCCGCCCTTGGGGGACTGTGGCTTCTGTCCGCCAAGATCATCGGTGCCACCGTACGGGCTTTGGCCGATCCCGAAGGGAAAATCCATGCCCGGCTCCGTGCTCCGGCGGATCCGGCCATCCGTCAGCCCATGCGCGAGGTGGAAACGTGGGCTGAGGAGCACGAATACAAAGACGATCTGATGTTCGATTTCGATGTCATGGACGCCGGGCGTCTTCTTTTCTGCCGGACCTGGAAAAATACGCGGAAGTGTACTTACCTGGTTTTCTACTCGGGCATGGGCAGGCATTTCACCGAACTGGTGACCATCTACGACGACAACACCAGTGTAACCACCACCAACGCGGCCGAGGCCCACACCCTGCCCGTGCCTCCGGGCGCCTTCGTGCAAAGCTTCCCCGGTAGCGGACTGAACCGGATTCATGACCTGCACGGCGAAGGATGCCGGACCCTGGAGCGGCGTACCGGCCTCGAACCGCGGGAGTCCGCCGGCGGCACAGCGGATCTTGTGATCAGGGCACTGACCCGCCAGGGCCGTTACATACAGTCCATTCCGGGCTGGCGCTGGAAAGGTTTATGGTGGATGGTCACGCGCAAACAGCGTATGACCGGCAAGGACGTGGCATGGCAGCTGGACCAATTCGGCGTGCATGAACCCGGCCCGGCTCCAACGGACAGACTACAATAACGAGCGCGCATGAAAGCACTCCTTCTGACTGCCATATTCTGCATCCTCCCGGCTCTGGCCAGAGGGGACGGACTCACCGTAGCCTACTTCGAGCATCCGCCCTACTGTTACGCGGAAAAAGGGCAGGCCGCCGGCGTTCTGGTGGAGCTGACCCGCGACATTCTGAAGGAGGCGGGTATCCCGGCCACATTCGTCACCATGCCCCCCAACCGCATTCTGGAAAATATCCGCTCGGGACGGAAGGATTTCTGCGCCGTGGGCTGGTTCAAGACACCGGAACGGGAACGCTACGCCAGCTTCAGCCTGCCCATTTACCGGGACAAAGGCATGGTGATTCTGACCACGGCCCGGAAGGCTCCGAAACTGCGCCGCCATTCCACTCTGCGCTCGCTCTTCAAAGACCACTCCCTGACTCTCGGCCAGGTCGAAGCCCTTTCCCTCGGCGAAAGCGTGGACCAGCTGAGAAAGGAAACCCAGGTCCCCACCCTGCCCGTGACCACCAAGCAGGGTGTGCTGCTCAGGCTCATCGCCCTGAACCGGGCGTCGTACATGCTGGCCGCCCCGGAAGAGATCTCCGCCCTGCTGCAGGCGGCCGACGTCCCCTCGGAACAGTTCACCATCCTGAGCATGGACGGTATGCCCTGGGGCAACCTGCGCTACCTGATGTACAGTTCCAACATATCCCCCGGCATGCTGGACAGGATCAACGCGGCCATCTCCAATCTGGTGAAGATACAAAGCCTCCTGCCCGAAGGCAGATAGGGTGGAGTCACTCTCCTACCGTCCGCCGCAGGAGCCTCTGGAAATCCTCCACGAAGACCGGGACATGTGCGTGGTGGGCAAGCCAAGCGGTCTGCTGTCCGTGCCGGGCCGGGGGCCGGAGCTTTCAGATTCGGCCCTGAGCAGGCTCCGGGAGCGCCACCCCGGAGCTCAGGCCGTACACCGGCTGGACCTGGGCACTTCGGGCGTACTGGCCATGGCCCTTCATCGCCAATCCGAAGGAATTCTGCGGCGGCAGTTTCAGGACAGGCGGACCGGCAAGGTCTATCTGGCTCTGGTGGAAGGAATGATGCCCGAAGACCGGGGCCGCATCGACCTGCCCCTTGTCCGCGACTGGCCCAACCGGCCACGGCAGAAGGTCTGCTTCCGGACGGGCAGGCCGTCCCTGACCCTGTACGAAACCGTACGCAGAGAAGAAGACGTGACTCTGGTTCGCCTCTTTCCCCATACCGGACGCTCCCATCAGTTGCGGGTGCATCTGGCCAGTCTGGGGCATCCCATCGTCGGAGACAACCTCTACGGCCCCGATCCGTCCCCTTCGTCGCGTCTTATGCTGCACGCCAGC
Above is a window of Desulfomicrobium orale DSM 12838 DNA encoding:
- a CDS encoding substrate-binding periplasmic protein, translated to MKALLLTAIFCILPALARGDGLTVAYFEHPPYCYAEKGQAAGVLVELTRDILKEAGIPATFVTMPPNRILENIRSGRKDFCAVGWFKTPERERYASFSLPIYRDKGMVILTTARKAPKLRRHSTLRSLFKDHSLTLGQVEALSLGESVDQLRKETQVPTLPVTTKQGVLLRLIALNRASYMLAAPEEISALLQAADVPSEQFTILSMDGMPWGNLRYLMYSSNISPGMLDRINAAISNLVKIQSLLPEGR
- a CDS encoding RluA family pseudouridine synthase; the encoded protein is MESLSYRPPQEPLEILHEDRDMCVVGKPSGLLSVPGRGPELSDSALSRLRERHPGAQAVHRLDLGTSGVLAMALHRQSEGILRRQFQDRRTGKVYLALVEGMMPEDRGRIDLPLVRDWPNRPRQKVCFRTGRPSLTLYETVRREEDVTLVRLFPHTGRSHQLRVHLASLGHPIVGDNLYGPDPSPSSRLMLHASQLGLFHPRSGKWLVFTAPCPFAPDIAPTDGEMLPPDE
- a CDS encoding ABC transporter ATP-binding protein, with translation MSFPSVDLCDVRVTLTAGVEAVNILHGVSLRVEKGQTLAVTGPSGSGKTTMLMLMAGLERPCSGQVRMAGVDLGGLGEDALARFRREHLGIVFQAFHLIPTMTALENAALPLEFAHHPQALELARAALDQVGLDGRRNHYPSQLSGGEQQRVALARAFAPRPSIILADEPTGNLDADTGRRVMEFLFSMQEEDQTTLVLVTHDPALAGQCQRQAVMRAGRLEER
- a CDS encoding ABC transporter permease, coding for MEAIRTRFPDAGWRVRDFSNAAAGVRTTLERLRVYLTLVGLTALLVGGLGIAGGVRGYLEGRLVHMAAMKCMGGSTRTLFASYLLQILALGALGAGAGMIAGGMAPWILARLGGDALPIPIESGLYAAPLVQASLFGLLTTLAFAMPPLFRAVLVRPAGIFRGYVSAGAKPLPPVALVFSGLFFLLLAGLVFLFSDDSRLSGWFVGGVAAAWLLFRGMAALIRWLAGKAPRLPLPSLRVGVASIHRPGSPGVSLVFALGFGLTALVAVVMVNASLDRSLSVELTRQAPAFFFMDIRGHEADGFREAVLSVPGVERLDLRPMVRGRIVRIKDVPVENATISEDTRWAVRGDRGFSYGPDFPEGSELVRGSWWEKDYAGPPLVSLTSDLARGFGVDIGDTLTVNVLGRPLTATVASIRDVNWRTLAMQFAVIFSPGVLEKAPQSWLGAAYGVGDEHLLFSRVTEKFPDVAVVTVRDVLESAAVMMRRMSRAFQVMAGLALAVGLLVLGGAFSADQHRRIYDSVIYKVCGATRRDILTVLAAEFSLAGLFTGLASLALGTLAAWGVVSGLLQMPFAPDLGLSLLTVLGGTGVSLVIGLLGTWRALGRKAAPLLRNE
- a CDS encoding arylesterase, which gives rise to MPHVLFWVGLMTLALPARAAEPIHILAFGDSLTAGYGLPAAESFAAQLEKRLQDAGRAVRVTNAGVSGDTTSGGLARLGWSLEEKPRLVILELGANDGLRGLAPDRTRANLDAMIRQCREAGAAVILAGIHAPVNWGEDYKERFEAAFPELARQYSLPFYPFFLEGVIGHSSLVLEDGLHPNARGVARIVDGILPLVETELDKLDATPK
- the tig gene encoding trigger factor yields the protein MEYKVEELSPSRRAIKVDVPAEEVNASLSATVALYRRGADIKGFRKGKVPSSVVEARFRKQIYGEATSDLINYHINEIMGELGLSPLSRIDVDAREMERDEDFSYSFSFEIAPKFDLPEYKGLSVEEEEVTVDPEQVQGVIDRIRRSMAKTVIVKEERPVAGGDIAVIDFQAFQDGKPMDGIMANKFELPLGEGNSLAEFEDIVIGMTPGQTTARELTFPKDFINDKLAGQTVDMRVTLHAIKVRELPEVNDEFAELAGNYSSVREMEEAIEKSYLATRKQLVKGDAQKKLLDQIKAAVDFELPGSVLEEQIDSQIMELRDKLERQGKSLDSLGLSRDELRAQERPVAEEVVKSSLVLLAIANAEGLTVEPQEVDLVLQKMAASTGQDFHSIKDYYEQHNLMIPLKDRVLADKAMDIIYSSAQVSTVPSRAGESA